The window TCATATATAAAAAATAATCAATACCACCATGTTCTATTTGACCTTTAAAGTGAAATCCAGCTTTTTCAAAGCATAAAATCGATCTATCGTTTTCCTCTAAAATATAAGCTACAACATATTTTAAATTTTGATACTTAAATCTCAATTCGTCTATGCTTGCATTAACTATTGTTGTAGAATATCCTCTCCCTCTTATGCACTCAGCTAAATATAAAGAAATTTCTGCACTTTCTAATTCCTCATCCAGTTGAAATTTTACATTTCCTAAAAAAGTCCCCTTTAAGTCTTCGACAGTAAACATTGCATAATTTGGTGAGCTTATTAAAAATTTATACCATCTCTCATGATTTTTTTTTTGCTCTTCCTCACTACTTTTACAATATTTTTTTACATAGTTTAAATTCAGGTGATTATATATATTTTCTATGTCTTCCGTCGTAGTTTCTCTTATTACTATCACTACTTTATAACAACCCTATTGTATTTTTTCTTTCCTTGTTTTATCATCATTGCACCATCTACAAATAATTCTTTTGTTATTTCCATAGCAAAATCAGTTACTTTTACATCATTTATAGTTAAACCATTTTGTTGAACAAGTCTTCTTCCTTCACTTTTAGTTTTTAATAGACCTAATTCCACCATTACGTCAACAATACCTTTACCTATTACATCATCTTCTACCTCTGATGTCGGAACATTTGTTAAATCAAGTCCACCTTGACCAAATAATGCTTCTGATGCTTGCTTTGCTTTTTCAGCTTCCTCTTCTCCATGAACAATTTTTGTTACCTCATAAGCTAACACTTTTTTAGCTTCGTTTATTTCAGCTCCCTCTAACGATGAAAGTCTTCTAACTTCATCCATAGGTAAGAATGTTAGTAAAGCTAACGGTTGTGCAACATCCGCATCTGGAAGATTTCTCCAATATTGATAAAATTCATATGGAGATGTCTTTTCCGGGTCTAACCATAGAGCACCCTTTGCTGTTTTTCCCATCTTATTTCCTTCACTATTAGTTAGTAAAGTACACGTCATTGCATAACCTTGTTTTCTATCTTTTTTTCTAATCAAATCTACTCCTGCGATCATGTTAGACCACTGATCATCTCCACCTAATTGCATAGTACATCCAAATTTTCTATTTAAAACTAAGAAGTCATATCCTTGCATTAACATATAGTTAAATTCTAAAAATGATAATCCTCCGTTCTCCATTCTAGATTTAAAACATTCTGCAGATAACATTCTATTTACAGAGAATTGAGATCCAATATCTCTTATGAAATCAATATAGTTTAATCCTCTTAACCAATCAGCATTATTTACTAATAAAGCTTTATCATCAGAGAAATCAATAAATTTCTCCATTTGCTTTTTTATAGATGCCACATTGTGAGCAATAATTTCATCCGTCATCATCTGTCTCATATCAGTTCTTCCACTTGGATCTCCTATTTGAGCAGTTCCTCCACCGATTAGAGCTATTGGTCTATGTCCATGTTGTTGCATATGTGACATAAACATCATAGCTATAAAGTGTCCTACATGTAAACTATCTGCTGTTGGATCAAATCCTATATAAAATGTTACTTTTTCCTTTGCTAGTAACTCTTTTATCTCCTCTTCGTGAGTCATTTGTTTTATGTATCCACGATCTTTTAAAACTTCAAAAACATTTGACATTTTTATTTCCTCCATATTTTAATTTTATTTCTATTGTAACATAAAGGGCCCTATTTTTAAAGGGTTAATAAAAAAGAGAGACTCTCTAGTCTCTCTTTGTGTAATATTAATTAATTACTTTGTTGTATTGTAGAATACTTCAATTCCGTTATATTGAGCAACTGATCCTAATTCCTCTTCAATTCTTAATAATTGGTTGTATTTAGCCATTCTATCAGTTCTTGAAGTTGATCCAGTTTTAATTTGTCCTGCGTTTGTTGCAACAGCGATATCAGCTATTGTAGCATCCTCAGTTTCTCCAGATCTGTGAGAAATTACAGCAGTCATGTTAGCTCTCTTAGCCATTTCAATTGCATCTAAAGTCTCAGTTAAAGTTCCTATTTGGTTTAATTTAATTAAGATTGAGTTAGCAGCTTTCATTTCGATTCCTCTTGCTAATCTCTCAGTGTTAGTTACGAATAAGTCGTCTCCAACAATTTGAACTTTCTTTCCAACTTTTGCAGTTAACATTTGGAATCCAGCCCAGTCATTTTCTCCTAATCCATCTTCGATAGATTTAATTGGATA of the Cetobacterium sp. NK01 genome contains:
- the tyrS gene encoding tyrosine--tRNA ligase, with the translated sequence MSNVFEVLKDRGYIKQMTHEEEIKELLAKEKVTFYIGFDPTADSLHVGHFIAMMFMSHMQQHGHRPIALIGGGTAQIGDPSGRTDMRQMMTDEIIAHNVASIKKQMEKFIDFSDDKALLVNNADWLRGLNYIDFIRDIGSQFSVNRMLSAECFKSRMENGGLSFLEFNYMLMQGYDFLVLNRKFGCTMQLGGDDQWSNMIAGVDLIRKKDRKQGYAMTCTLLTNSEGNKMGKTAKGALWLDPEKTSPYEFYQYWRNLPDADVAQPLALLTFLPMDEVRRLSSLEGAEINEAKKVLAYEVTKIVHGEEEAEKAKQASEALFGQGGLDLTNVPTSEVEDDVIGKGIVDVMVELGLLKTKSEGRRLVQQNGLTINDVKVTDFAMEITKELFVDGAMMIKQGKKKYNRVVIK
- a CDS encoding GNAT family N-acetyltransferase; translated protein: MIVIRETTTEDIENIYNHLNLNYVKKYCKSSEEEQKKNHERWYKFLISSPNYAMFTVEDLKGTFLGNVKFQLDEELESAEISLYLAECIRGRGYSTTIVNASIDELRFKYQNLKYVVAYILEENDRSILCFEKAGFHFKGQIEHGGIDYFLYMKVFD